From Virgibacillus natechei, the proteins below share one genomic window:
- the accA gene encoding acetyl-CoA carboxylase carboxyl transferase subunit alpha, whose translation MKQVLEFEKPIVNLKEKIAELKSFTEDSDIDLSDEIHTLESRLAVLEDDIYGNLKPWDRVQMARHQERPTTLDYVENLFTNFIEFHGDRLFGDDEAIVAGIAYYKDSPVTVIGHQRGKSTKENIRRNFGMPHPEGYRKALRHMKQAEKFNRPIISFIDTKGAYPGKAAEERGQSEAIAHNLKEMAGLTVPIICVVIGEGGSGGALAIGVGDHIHMLENATYSVISPEGAAALLWKDAGLAQKAAETMKITSYDLKNLNVVDKIIPEPKGGAHRDFYQQAEYMDQVIAQSLSSLSTYSAEELLENRWEKYKKIGDYNLL comes from the coding sequence ATGAAGCAAGTATTGGAATTTGAAAAACCCATCGTTAATTTAAAAGAAAAAATAGCAGAATTAAAAAGTTTTACAGAAGATAGCGATATCGACTTATCAGATGAAATACATACATTGGAAAGCCGATTAGCTGTATTGGAAGACGATATATACGGAAATCTAAAGCCTTGGGATCGTGTCCAAATGGCCAGGCATCAAGAGCGTCCAACTACATTAGATTATGTGGAGAACTTATTCACCAATTTTATTGAGTTTCATGGCGATCGTTTATTTGGTGATGATGAAGCGATTGTAGCGGGTATAGCCTATTATAAGGATAGTCCTGTAACCGTTATTGGTCATCAGCGAGGAAAAAGTACAAAAGAAAATATCAGAAGAAACTTCGGCATGCCTCACCCTGAAGGATATCGTAAAGCGTTAAGACATATGAAACAAGCGGAAAAGTTTAATCGACCAATTATCTCCTTCATTGATACAAAAGGTGCATATCCAGGCAAAGCTGCAGAAGAACGAGGGCAAAGTGAGGCAATTGCTCATAATTTAAAGGAAATGGCTGGTCTTACTGTCCCCATTATCTGTGTAGTGATAGGTGAGGGAGGCAGTGGTGGCGCACTAGCCATAGGTGTAGGTGATCATATTCATATGCTGGAAAATGCTACATATTCTGTTATTTCGCCAGAAGGAGCAGCAGCCTTGCTTTGGAAAGATGCAGGATTAGCTCAAAAAGCAGCAGAAACAATGAAAATAACATCCTATGATTTGAAAAATTTAAATGTAGTAGATAAAATAATCCCAGAGCCAAAAGGTGGAGCGCATCGCGACTTTTATCAGCAAGCGGAATATATGGATCAGGTTATTGCGCAATCTTTAAGTAGTCTATCTACCTATTCAGCTGAAGAATTATTAGAAAATAGATGGGAAAAATATAAAAAAATTGGTGATTATAATCTCCTTTAA
- the accD gene encoding acetyl-CoA carboxylase, carboxyltransferase subunit beta: MLKDFFGKRRKYASMPSEQAKLDVPEGLMQKCNGCYKIYYRKEMSKNLNVCPNCGFHHQLGAWERMESLFDAESFEEWDDNFITGNPLQFPGYEEKIEKDRKKTKLNEGVITGKGLINGQATGFAVMDSSFRMGSMGSVMGEKIARAIENSKNESLPFVIFTASGGARMQEGVLSLMQMTKTSVAIKRFSDAGGLMISVMTHPTTGGVSASFASLGDYNFAEPGALIGFAGRRIIEQTIREKLPDDFQTSEFQLKHGQLDRVVHRHEMKNLLVTLLDMHQKGGDVS, translated from the coding sequence TTGCTTAAAGATTTCTTTGGCAAGCGAAGGAAGTATGCATCGATGCCAAGTGAACAAGCTAAGCTAGATGTTCCTGAAGGTTTAATGCAAAAATGTAATGGTTGCTATAAAATTTATTATCGTAAAGAAATGAGTAAGAATTTAAATGTATGCCCGAATTGTGGGTTCCATCATCAATTAGGTGCTTGGGAGAGAATGGAAAGTTTATTTGATGCGGAGTCATTTGAAGAGTGGGACGATAACTTTATTACAGGCAATCCGTTACAATTTCCAGGATACGAAGAAAAGATTGAGAAAGATCGCAAGAAAACAAAATTAAATGAAGGTGTCATTACTGGAAAAGGTTTAATAAATGGACAAGCTACTGGTTTTGCAGTAATGGATTCTAGTTTTCGGATGGGAAGTATGGGTTCAGTAATGGGGGAAAAAATTGCACGAGCCATTGAAAATTCCAAAAACGAATCCTTGCCTTTTGTTATTTTCACAGCTTCAGGTGGTGCTAGAATGCAAGAAGGTGTATTAAGTCTGATGCAAATGACGAAAACCTCTGTAGCTATTAAACGATTTAGTGATGCAGGGGGACTAATGATTTCCGTTATGACCCACCCAACTACAGGTGGTGTATCTGCGAGTTTTGCGTCACTCGGGGATTATAACTTTGCTGAACCTGGTGCATTGATTGGTTTTGCCGGTCGGCGAATTATTGAACAAACAATTCGTGAAAAGCTTCCAGATGATTTTCAAACATCGGAATTTCAGTTAAAGCATGGTCAACTCGATCGGGTTGTTCATAGACATGAGATGAAAAACCTTCTTGTGACATTACTCGATATGCATCAGAAGGGCGGGGATGTTTCATGA
- a CDS encoding FadR/GntR family transcriptional regulator — protein sequence MAVSMSPKQKVYQEVLHEIRSFIDNNELKSGDKLPSERELSESLQVGRSSIREALRAMELLGLIETRHGEGTYISTYRPYQTVELLSSFILQENQTQKELMFAKRIVEKEAAKLAFDHLNEKDIEELNAIINASINQYNKHTIFFQYVFKKAGNLLLGKIWQLMEEFSHTINEEYYTEAFYVKLTRIYSKGDYESIEVLFKDVTQMYVEKD from the coding sequence GCAGTTTTATTGATAACAATGAACTGAAATCTGGTGATAAGCTTCCGTCTGAAAGAGAACTATCAGAGTCACTTCAAGTTGGTAGGTCTTCCATTCGAGAAGCTTTACGTGCGATGGAATTATTGGGGTTAATTGAAACGAGGCACGGGGAAGGTACCTATATAAGTACATACCGCCCTTATCAAACAGTTGAGTTATTATCTTCTTTTATATTACAGGAGAACCAGACACAGAAAGAGTTGATGTTCGCTAAACGTATAGTAGAAAAAGAGGCTGCAAAATTAGCTTTTGATCATCTAAATGAAAAAGATATAGAAGAGTTAAACGCAATAATAAACGCTAGTATAAATCAATATAATAAACATACTATATTTTTTCAATACGTTTTTAAAAAGGCCGGAAATCTTTTATTAGGAAAGATTTGGCAACTGATGGAAGAATTCTCTCATACCATAAACGAAGAATACTATACGGAAGCATTTTATGTGAAGCTTACTCGAATTTATTCTAAGGGAGATTACGAATCCATTGAAGTATTATTTAAAGATGTAACTCAAATGTATGTTGAGAAGGATTAG